In the genome of Nymphaea colorata isolate Beijing-Zhang1983 chromosome 9, ASM883128v2, whole genome shotgun sequence, one region contains:
- the LOC116261128 gene encoding uncharacterized protein LOC116261128, whose product MALLLHTLFRPTLHHAPPPLRGNRQSSGVFQPSPSPQPFSTKSSCKSSRTTNAPALQRHSVEDRRVRRCLKMQVAFKDWHRWEGGRGRCSFNLIVSCSNEEAGHSEEGLRSNGKCPSKERSHSFDSRNSQFLPIEEDKSTAPFLSALKAYAERNAAGFTFPGHNRGMAAPSLLEQLIGKGPFRHDLAELDNFFSPEGAILEAQKKAAELFGATETWFLVGGTTCGVEASIMSTCSPGDTLILPRNSHISAISGMVLSGALPKYMIPEYNTSWGIADRIKLHQVAKAIDELHEENKEPAAVFITSPTYHGICSDLEKIIDLCHKQQIPVIIDEAHGAHFKFDCRLPSTALEQGADLVIQSTHKVLCSLSQSSMLHLSSSMVDRERISRCLQTLQSTSPSYLLLASLDATRAQLSKNPYTIFDTPIQLAHQLADEIQTLIPNASVLESADFEGMPRKDPLRVTIDTWKVGVPGYDAYKILREEYDIIPELRSQKSLTFAVSLGTCREHIQRVVYGIKDVAAVHGLDNSGRAMINHYECAPFGEISIKLSPREAFFASKRRINVEESLGEICGELICTFPPGIPVLIPGEVITQNALSYLINARDGGAVISGAADSHLHSIVVCDT is encoded by the exons ATGGCTCTTCTCCTTCATACTCTCTTTAGGCCTACGCTTCACCACGCGCCACCACCTCTGAGAGGAAACCGTCAATCTTCCGGTGTCTTTCAACCCTCCCCTTCACCGCAGCCCTTCTCAACCAAATCAAGCTGCAAAAGTTCTCGTACCACCAATGCCCCAGCTCTCCAAAG GCACTCAGTGGAGGACCGACGGGTCCGCCGGTGTCTAAAGATGCAGGTAGCATTCAAAGATTGGCATAggtgggagggagggagaggaag GTgttctttcaatttaattgtttCATGCTCAAATGAAGAAGCCGGTCATAGCGAG GAGGGCCTCCGATCTAATGGTAAATGCCCAAGCAAGGAACGAAGTCACAGTTTTGATAGTAGAAACTCTCAGTTTCTGCCAATTGAGGAAGACAAAAGTACCGCTCCTTTTCTTAGTGCATTGAAGGCATATGCGGAAAGGAATGCAGCAGGATTTACATTTCCAGGCCATAATAGGGGCATGGCCGCACCATCTCTGCTGGAACAACTTATTGGCAAGGGGCCCTTCCGTCATGACCTAGCTGAGCTTGATAATTTCTTTTCTCCCGAAGGTGCGATCCTCGAAGCACAGAAGAAAGCTGCAGAACTGTTTGGAGCAACAGAGACATGGTTTCTTGTTGGAGGAACAACATGTGGAGTGGAAGCGTCAATCATGTCAACATGTTCACCGGGGGATACACTCATTCTTCCCAGGAATTCCCATATATCAGCAATATCTGGCATGGTTTTATCAGGTGCTTTGCCTAAGTACATGATTCCTGAGTACAACACCTCGTGGGGAATTGCCGATCGGATCAAACTGCATCAGGTGGCGAAGGCAATTGATGAATTGCATgaggaaaacaaagaaccaGCTGCAGTTTTTATCACATCCCCCACCTACCATGGGATATGCAGTGATCTGGAGAAGATCATTGATCTATGTCACAAGCAACAGATTCCAGTGATCATTGATGAAGCTCATGGTGCTCATTTCAAGTTCGATTGCCGACTTCCGAGCACGGCACTAGAGCAAGGGGCAGATCTTGTCATCCAATCCACCCACAAGGTTCTGTGCTCCCTTTCACAGTCATCAATGTTGCACTTATCAAGTAGCATGGTAGACAGGGAGAGAATATCCAGATGCCTACAGACCCTTCAGAGCACCAGTCCCAGTTACCTGCTTCTTGCCTCTCTAGATGCTACAAGAGCACAACTTAGTAAGAACCCATATACCATTTTTGATACACCAATCCAATTGGCTCACCAATTGGCAGATgaaattcaaacattgatacCCAATGCATCAGTGTTGGAGTCAGCTGATTTTGAAGGCATGCCCAGGAAGGATCCATTGCGTGTGACAATTGATACATGGAAAGTAGGAGTCCCTGGATATGATGCGTATAAGATCCTACGTGAGGAATATGACATCATCCCCGAATTGCGATCACAGAAATCATTGACATTTGCAGTCAGCTTAGGCACATGTAGAGAGCATATTCAAAGGGTTGTTTATGGCATAAAGGATGTGGCTGCTGTGCATGGATTAGACAACTCAGGCCGAGCCATGATCAACCATTATGAGTGTGCACCTTTTGGAGAGATTAGCATAAAACTGAGTCCAAGGGAGGCCTTCTTTGCAAGCAAAAGGAGGATTAATGTTGAGGAAAGCCTTGGTGAGATATGTGGGGAGCTTATATGCACCTTCCCTCCTGGGATCCCGGTGTTGATTCCAGGAGAGGTTATAACTCAAAATGCTCTCTCTTATCTTATAAATGCAAGAGATGGAGGTGCTGTGATTAGTGGAGCAGCTGACTCTCATCTTCATTCTATAGTTGTTTGTGATACCTGA